The Clostridium botulinum BKT015925 genome includes the window AAACAAGAAGCTGCTTATATAAAAGAGCAAAATTTAATAGAACAAAAAGCTAATGATGAATTTGCTCTTTATGCATATATAAGAAATTCTAAAATTTAATGGAAAGGAGGATGAAAAATGAATGATTTAGTAACTATGGTAGCAAATATTAATAGGGTAAATGTAAATAACTCAAAAAACACTACTGATACTAAACAAAATATTAATTCAGATTCAAAAAGTAATAATTTAAAATCTGATAAAAAAGATGTATTAAATAATAATTTTAAAAGTGTATTAAGCAAGGCATCTAAATTTAAAGAAGATAAATCACAAAATGTAAATTCAGAAATAGAACAGAATAAAGTTAATGAAATTTCTGAAGATAATACTGGTTTAAGTGATGATTCTAAATCTGTAAAAAAGAAAAATTCTGCGTTAGATATTCTTTTAATATTATTACTTCAACATTTTAGTGGAGAAAAGGTGGATTTAAAAAAGATATTAGAAAAGCTTAAAGAGGAAGGGGTATCAGATGATGTAACTCAAAATCTTTTAAAGCTAATGGGAGACCAGGATACAAATGGTGTTGATTTAAATTCTTTAAAGTCACAACAATCTCTTAATGAAAAGGTTAATACTTTTATAAAGGCATTATCACAAAATGATAATGATAAAAACAATGGATTAAAAGATATACTAGACAAGTTAAATTTATTAAATAATAAAGATGTAGATGAAAGCTCTATAAAAACTATGCTAAAAGGTTTAAAGGAAAATAAAAGCCAAAGTATAGAACAGCAAATTATAAGTGAATTAAAGTCTAAAATACTTGATAATCAATCTGATAGTACAAATATTAATGAAGATATAAAAAGTCCATTAAAACTTGATTTAAATTCAAAAATTACAGTATCCAATGATGATGACACTAAAAATGGAAATAATGAAGAAGATTTTCTTAAAAATTTAGTATCAAAGGATAAAAGTAAAGCAGATACTAAAATAGACAGATTAACAACTTTTATGAGTGATTTTAATAAGGTTAATAATACTGTTGTAAAAGATATAGAAAATGAGGTCCCAATTAATATTAATAAAAATAATTTAGTAAATGATTTTATTAAATCTATAAAGTATATGCAACAAAATGATGTAAAAGAAATGACAGTTAAAGTTATGCCAAGAGAACTTGGAGAAATAGTAATTAGATTAACTGTAGAAAATGGATTAATGAAAGCTAATATTACAGCTAACAACAAAGAAGCTTATAATCTTCTTAATTCTAAAGCACAAGAATTAAATAATTCTTTAGGCAATGGAGAAATAAAAATACAGAACTTTACTATTGATATATACAATGGCGATACTACTTTTTTCAGTAGAGAAAATAGCAAAGAACATAGAAATAATTCAAATAGTAATACCAAAGGAAGAAGTGAAAGTATCCAAGCTTTAGAAGATGTTAAAGATAATAAAGAAGTATTAGCAAAAGAGTTAGATAGCAATGTAAGTGCATTTGTTTAGGAGGGGAAAAATATGCCAGATATAACTACTCCAGTTTATAAAAGTTATGGAAGTCAAATTAATAATAATGATTCTGTAAGTAAGTTATTAAAAAACAATAAATCTAGTGATAAAAAAAATGCATTAGAAGGAAAAGTAGAAAAAGTAAATCACTACAATAAAGCTACAAATAGGGGAACTAAGATAGTAAAAAAAGGACATGAAATGGACAAGAATGCTTTTTTGAAGATATTAACTGCTGAGCTTACAAATCAAGACCCTATGAATGCTAAAGACTCTACTCAATATATTTCTCAGTTAGCTCAATTTTCAGGACTTGAACAAATGGCAAACCTAA containing:
- a CDS encoding flagellar hook-length control protein FliK yields the protein MNDLVTMVANINRVNVNNSKNTTDTKQNINSDSKSNNLKSDKKDVLNNNFKSVLSKASKFKEDKSQNVNSEIEQNKVNEISEDNTGLSDDSKSVKKKNSALDILLILLLQHFSGEKVDLKKILEKLKEEGVSDDVTQNLLKLMGDQDTNGVDLNSLKSQQSLNEKVNTFIKALSQNDNDKNNGLKDILDKLNLLNNKDVDESSIKTMLKGLKENKSQSIEQQIISELKSKILDNQSDSTNINEDIKSPLKLDLNSKITVSNDDDTKNGNNEEDFLKNLVSKDKSKADTKIDRLTTFMSDFNKVNNTVVKDIENEVPININKNNLVNDFIKSIKYMQQNDVKEMTVKVMPRELGEIVIRLTVENGLMKANITANNKEAYNLLNSKAQELNNSLGNGEIKIQNFTIDIYNGDTTFFSRENSKEHRNNSNSNTKGRSESIQALEDVKDNKEVLAKELDSNVSAFV